The Vitis vinifera cultivar Pinot Noir 40024 chromosome 8, ASM3070453v1 genome segment AACAGGATACTTTAACCTGTGATGCTGACTTAATGTTATTTTGTTatgttgaagattttttttaggcTTTCAcccaaagatgaaaatatcggtaattacagatatatcggtatttcgattttatggatatatcggatatcgcgacatatattttgatataaaatatcgGTGGGcctaaattgattaaaatttataaaaatgtaaatatataatataatttatcatatttgtatgtgtcaataaaaaatatgaatttgataagtgtacattaattattaaatcacataaaatattatacaataataatattatgatatttgattataatatgtctaattttaaaatatatttaatattaaaattatgatatatttaattcaattgtattaaatgatataaataaatgatgataaatatataattttttaatatttaattaatatattaatgatattaaaaacaccatgaagaaaattatcatgataatttattagcaaaatgaaaacattttatttaatttattagcaaaattatatatttggtGTGTGATATATAACAAAGGGCAAACTTACCCTAGTTGTTAGCCCAACCTACCGCCAATATATCCATGGgatatatcgtttcgaagccCAACGATACATGATATTTTAATCCCCGCTTTCACCTTTGTAGCAAAAGGACAAATAACCTATTTGGAGATGGGATGTACTATGTTTTGTAACTTGTAAttttggatcacccaatgaAGACTATGCACATAAGATGTATATCTCAttgtaaaattgtttttggcCTTTAAGATATGAACTAATGACTAATGTTTTTATGTATGATATATGTAGCAAGTCCTAATCTTAAAAAGCATATTTCATGTTCATAAATCTCCATTTCTTTAAATTCTACTTGAATGAAGGCCAAACTCGTTATTTCAACCTCAAATTTTAGACTCACTAGTTGAATTAATCCACCATTGTACAAGATTAATTAGTGAATTCAAGTTTAGGTCATGACATGAAGCAAAAAATACCCCTTTAATTGACAACCTACTTAGATGCTTCCCTTTCTAGCCTAAAACCACCCTTCCCTTTCTAGGGATGGCAATAAGGCGGAACTCTTTGAATACTCATCCCGTCCAGCCCTACTAGGATGCCTACTAGGACGGATTTGGAAGAAATATAATCGGATTAGAGGTATGTTtgacaatttattttaaaagctGGATTACTTTTGAAACAATTCGAGTATTTCCTCATCTCGCCCCACCCCCATCATTTAtataatgttaaataaaaataatttaatttcatttatttttacattttccagtttttaatatatataaataaaaaatcactttttataaaaataaataataaagatttataacatttgttcatttataattttcttaaaagtgtaaaagataattttatttttttatttttataaataaaagaaaaccgaATGAGTATATATAATTAGGTAAAGTTGACCCACCCTGTCTCCAACTCGTCCTATTGCCATCCTTGCTTCTGACTTATAAAGAACCCGACACAAATTAGGGGAAAGACCTTAAGTTTGGGTCATAGTTCATACTAACCTTGAGTTGCTCGTCCCTGTACCACGTACCAATGATATGCCAATGGACAACgacatgaaataaaataaacataaacaaCAATTCTCTTACTATAGGTCCCAATGACCTAATAACCATACAAGCTCATATATATCTACCATATATGGATGCATTTGAAACTGAATTCATCAAGCATCTTGACCCAATCTCAACATTTACAGGccgataaaatttaaaaaatgaaaaaaatcatttatgagAATGATACTTGATCCAAGTGACAAAAACTTAAATAAGAAGGAAGTGTGGAAAGATTGTGAGGAATAACCAAAACTATGTACCATTATTAGGAGCCTTAGTCTTCAATTTCCACTGGGACAACTGGGATTGAGTCCCACCATTCCTTTAGCCGTCTGTTCCCCTTGTCATTAGCTATGTATTTCCCCAACTTCGATGTCGTTGTGAAGTAAAATGTTGTGGTGGCCATGAAGATGAACTTCAATGGCACCACTGCCACTAGGATTGCCAATCCAACCATCACCATCATGACCGTGTTCGCATGCTGTAACGAACATTTCAAAGAACTCTGTTTGATTGGAGCATGAGAAAATATAACCATAATTCTTCTATTCTGATAACAAAAAAGAAACTATCATCTTATGGCTTGAtgatacatttaaactaaatcTCACTTTCAGAGTGAATTACTGTCAACCCAATTGGAAGAATTAGTGTTTTATCGTCTTTTTTGTATTTCCCTCCAAAGAAGTTTCACGTAAGTGAAATATGATTTTGGCTTTATCAACCAGATGATTGCTTAAAGGACAAAAACCGGGCCACACCATAAATTCCAATAGTAtaatgaattcctccttgttaTGCAAATAATCCTAAGATGTTGAAAAATGAGTTTGGTCGGCATAATGTGTACCTTGTTGGTCCTTGAAACCAATATTGACTGGATTTTCAGTATAGCAATGTTCGCCGTCTTCACTATGTCCTGGACCGTAATGAATCCGTGTTGTGCTGACACAATGCTTTCGATTGTTGTCTGGTCTGAGGCTTTGGATACTACTATCTTGTTATGCTTGTCTCTTACATTTTCCTGTCTTGCCCGAAGCATCTTTGCTACTATCCACAACAGGAAAGCTGCGATTGCCTGGTGAAACCACTCCCTACATTGTGAGCACTTGATTAACCATGTTCCTTCAAGCGAACCTAACCATCATAAATCAGCAGAACCAATAAGAAACATCTTACTTGTATATGATCACAAGAGTCATGGTAATCACAAGGAGGGTAACTGCTGGCCGTTTCCATTGAACAATTTCTTGAAACCAAGGCAAAACATTCATGAGTGGCCTTAGTTGCTCCTGCACAACCAATTAAAATGAAACATTAATGGATGATCTGTGGATAAGCATGTATACTATACGAGCATAGATTCTATTAAAAAACAAGCCACTCATTTGTGCTTAAATAGAAACCTGATGCAAGGAAATATAAATGGAGGCCTGATCCAGAAAAGGATTGGAGCTACACGCTCCAAATGCTATTCAGGTTGCAGCTTACCCTAAGAACAAGGACATTGTCACCGATGCCTTCCTCTTTCAGCCCCTCAGTAGTCGCTTTGGCAATAAAGGTctcctcctcttcttctctAGCTTGATTAATGGCACTCTCCAAAGTCGAAAACTTTTCAGCTTGGCCACTTGCACTTGCACTTGCACTTGCACTTTCACTTTCTCCTGCAGATTCTTCTTTTACTTCTGCAACTGCTATACTTTGTTGGGATACGTTCAAGCTCCTTAGAATTGAACTAGCACTGCACAGGCGTCCACTATTAGCATTCTTCAGACTCTTGGCAAACTCTCCTAACACATAGTCCCCCTTTGGCAACTCATCGAACAAGgaaaaaatcaagaattttGTGGGATCAGGGGGTGATATTCTTAGCATTTCTCTGGCTGCATGCAGCCTTATAATTCCTAATATCGTCCTTGAGTGCATCTCCCATGCTTGAATAGGAGATTCAATCTTGAATTTATTTAAGAACTGGTGCAACAACATAACCTCCTTACTGAGAGCAAGCCAGTGCTCGCGTCTTGTGGAGCTTGTTATCTCAGGAAATTCCAGAATGATGCTTTCTGACCTAGAATATTGGCAAGCGGGATTAATAATGATACTAACAATAAGAtgcagcaaaaaaaaaagaaggaaaaaaaaaataggaatctGAGATATGCATCAAGTTGTAGGCTGGCCAAtcctaatttatatattttgactcTGGATCAGAGTTTTAAGTCTGTAACAAGCCCATCACTTCATTGATTTAAGCACAACTGTGACTGTCCGTGACACATGAACTTACTTGCTTTTTGGTGTTTGAAATGGTTGGTGATAGGCATATCTTGCCCAATATCTGGGGCTGAGCTACTTGGTTCAATCCTTTCTAAAAGAGTTGTGTGCCCCAAAAATTGTTAATAATGATGGAGCACTCCCTGCTTGTGAACCAAATAATACTGTCTAAACAGCCCAACGAGTTAGGAATTTACTAAGTTCAAGCACCAGCCGGTCAACTGACAATATCTCTCAAAAGAAACTCTGTTTGTCAAATTGTTTTTTGTGCAGTAAACTAGACTTCAAGATCTTTGAAATGGGATACGACCAAACCAGTCAAATTAGTTGAGCAAGGCCAAATTCTAGTTCTTCAGTTGCTTCGGCTCTAATCAAGAGTGACATTTAATCTCTTTTCTAGAACTTATAAGACCATGACCATTCCATAATTACCATCTCTGATGAGTTCAAATATTAACTTGCAAGCGTTTGAAATAGTTACAGCATTCAGCTTAGAGATGAGTTCTTCCTTTTAGTGCCCTTACCCCCTACTGAAGTATGTAAGTTGACAAGTAATCTGTTTGCAAgctattatttttgttttctcctcCGTTTTCCATTTTTGGGGCCTGAAATCTATATTAAGTTGGTTAGAACTTAACCCTCATTTCACGTCTAGCCTCTTCTCCTTTGTAGGTTCAACAAGTACAGAAACAAACAAGCAAGAACTCATTACTTTGATATCATGTAAATTATCGGTCAATCCAAAAATTAAGCTACTAAGAATGACCCAACAATATATATCAAGTTGGGTAACACCCAAACATTATGACAGTAGCTGCAACAATGACAAAGTAAACAAAAGTATAGAGTTAGCATCCTTACAACTCAGGGGACTCATAGACGATGGCCTTGTCAAAAAGTGGAGCACCCCATGGGCCAGTGGCACCTGATTTCACATGGTGGTCAATGTCCTTAGAAAGGTCAATTTTGAATGCATCTTCATAAGAAAGTACTCCCATTGCCTCGAAGTAGAGCGCATAGTTGGTTATTGTAAGCCTACCTACAAAAGGATTATAATAAGGATgtgtcagaaaaaaaaaattctcatattgcTTAACCATATAAAGGATCACAAACTTTAAAACTTCATTTTCACACTTGATCATGTAGATTAGTAGGACAAACCCGGCCAACTCGCTCCTCCAATATGGCGCACAACTCTCTGTGTGCTTGCAGTTCCCTCCACGTGCAATATAAATTCATCATCTGCTAGCTCGACACCCTTTGGGGTTGCTTGCTTTTGCAAATGTTTTATGcacctaaaaaaataagtgttccacataaagaaaaaaaaggaagaagaagaaatggtcCTATTTGAACTGATGTTTAGAAACCGTCAGTTTGATATATTAAATGCACTGTAGTATTTGATCAGCAATATAATTGTCATGTAGATGCTCaagtagggaaaaaaaaaaaaatcagaaatagAGTTTGTTCCTTACTTGTCaatttcttttagaaatttATCATAAGCAGGAAAATGGAGCCGATTGCCTGTAGGGGCAGTAAGTGTTTCGAAGGTAAATCTCCCATTGACAATATCTGCAACTAATGGAAATAATGATCCCAACCACGCAAATGCATCTTCTCCAATGCTTGGCTCGTTATCAACCTAATAAAACAGTGCACTAAGTATCAGTTCACTCAGATGGCACAAGATTTAACAGTTTTATTATAAAACCAACACTAAATCAACTATATCAATGAGTATTTGAGACTGCTTTCTGTCATATTATCTCATTTCTCGAGTTATAAGATTCTTAGTAAGCCCCACTAGCTTATGCTGGATAGTTCCTGAGCAAAGGCTAATAGTATTCACAGCTTAAAGTAAGCTTGCCAAGGCAGTATACTAGCATCAAAAGATTAGGAGATAACATAGAGTTTCCTTACAAGTAGAGGCATGAGGTCTGAATAGAAAAGCGGGATTTCATCTTGTTCTTCAGTCTCTTTTGGTGGCCTcttcctctcttctttctcctttGCTACACACTCCTGCACATCAAATGGGAAAAATATACagagtaagaaaaaaaaccaaatgttcatttcaattcaaatcatacacgcataaaaaattcaaaaagaccAACTTCAAACATTAATGCAGAAAAAGGATGTGACAAAAGAAATCTCTTGGGGCATTGTTTTGCTctgtgaagatgaagaaaatataaaggtgtgccgtttcaaaattgattaattGCAATGCTAATGAGCAAAGCAGTGATATGGAATTCAAGCCTAGTAGAActttaattttcctaaaaaatcctGTACCTACATTTATACAGAACTAGGGAACAAAAATGATCTTTGTACTTCATTTTCACCTGATAAAATTTAGTTATTATTGTTAGAGCTGTGTCTTCCCATGTCATGAGATCAGTCAAACCACCCATCAAGACTTCTTAGTTCAGCAATGAAAAACTAGATAAGCATCCAATTTATCTGGAAATTTTCCAGGTGGGAGAtagataaaattttcattattcatTCTTCCTTGAGACTTCATTAAGTAACAACTTAACCTTCTTatataagcatttttttttttttttgataagtaatttACTTGTGCAGCATATTGTATGAAAAATGTGTTTGTTTACCCTGCTATGCAAGGAAACAGCTTCAAGAAAGGGCATTTCACACAgtgattttcatcatttttcgatacttttccttttcccaaagcaaaagaaaatgaaattaaaggaatactaataatttcttttaggaTCACCAAAATAGAAACCTAAAATGGAAATGTATCATGTTTTGAGTCCTTTGACCCCAAACTTGGATAAGGCAACAGATTGAGTTAGAGCAAGGGGTTTGGGTTTTAATTTACTAGTGAGAGAGGTTGGATGCATTTCAACATGTTAGTATAAGGTACGCTTTCCCATGCATAATAGTCATGTGTGTATTACCAATGCAAATTCggttcttattattttcattaaattttccCTGATGTATTATTACACAAATCAGTAGTTTTTTCACGGATGAATAAAATCAAGAACCTAGATTGCTCTGCATATTTGTTTGCCAACAGTTGGACTTACAAAGGCATGGGCTTTTGCAGACAAACATTTGATGGACCTCGAACAGAAATCAGATGAAAGTCAAAAGATCTCTTTAAGCAGAACTAGAACTCGATCTTCTTTATGGTATATTTGGCTAGATTAAACTTAATGGTTCTCTCTTCTTAACCATTAGAAACTCATTTCTTTTACTGTTTCTGTCGCTTAGGCTCAATAGTCATGTCCTTGTAGCCAAGaccaaataaacatttttaggaTACGAACCCTGCATAATGTATTCATGTCACTAACcccaattttttcaattatgtTATTGTCTAAACAGAAAAATTATCCTCAAAACCAGGCCTGATGAATAGAAAAACAGAAGAAACAGAGTCATCAACAAATCATAGCCTAAAACTGAACATAAATATTGCCAATGTAGTCCTAAAACTTCCCATCTCCATGAGATACCTGAATTTTCTATGCAAAGAAGCTGCTCAGTagataagaaatttatatgctGAACTAATGATATAGTTCTTTATCAAATGCAGATAACATTTACATTGAcaagttattttgtaaattaactGGAGCATACTGTGTGGGAGTCCTCATCAGCAGAGTCAGGCATCTCCCAAGCAAGCATCATGTTGAATGTGAACCGACTCAATGAACCATCACCGAGGACTTTTGAGCACAACTCATTGAGGGCTTTTGAGCTGCAAAATTCCACTAATTTCCTCGAGTAACCGGTTGTTTCAGGCTGCCATCCGGCCTCAAACTCTTCCACTAATCTATCCACAGAAGTGCCTAGTTTCCTGGAAGAAATTTATGGTTTCAAAACAATAGATAAATTACATCATGGcttctgaaaaaaaaataaaaataaaaaatccctcAAAGCATCCAAAATCATTAGATTTAAGTTGATCCATTTCCTAATAGCTCAAGAGTTATGAAATAACCTGTGCACAACACAATTCATCCATTCATAAAGCTAGCTATTATCTAAACAAATAGTTAGCCTAAATCAAATGAAACTTGAGCTTATATAATTAGCTTCCGTTAACCATCTAAAACCAAATGCGGATAAAGTTGAGAATCCAATGGTTGttcaatttatttcatttccaaTTCTTATCACATTTTTCTCCAATACTTCTACATCTTCTCACATCAATAGGACAACAATGGAGATGAATCACAATACCATGTAAACCTAAGGAATCAAAATCCTTTCGGATTTGGTTTCCATGCTAATGAATTCTTATTCCAAATCAGAACATGTTCATGAATGAGAATGGAATTGATTTCCCATTCCCATTCTCTATACTAACATCCCAAACATTTTTACTTAATGCATGTATAATACCTTTACAAGGCACACAATTTTGATTTGGAAGATGAAGTCGAGGTTTGTTTGGGCATTTCCTCATGTCTCTCGGCTGCGTTTACAAGATTTATGTTTGTATTTAGGTTTTGTTCATTAGACAAGTAATGTTTCCCCACAATGTTTCCAACCATTTCCTAAGTTATGGACCCCTTTCCTATCTCAGTTATTGAACCTATAATTAATGCATCCAAAGCTGGCAAATTAAGAAATACTATTACACAATGATAAATATTTCATGTGAAGATAATAAGAATCCCCAAAAttgacagagagagagagagagagagagagagaggaggttACAGAGCAGATGTGGAAAGGAGGTCGTTGGCAAAGGCGGAGAGGTGCTTCTTGTGGGTGGTGGCCATGGCGGTGGGTGGAGTGAGAGCCTGAGAGGCGTGAAGAGAGGAGGGGGTTGAGAGCTGGATGtgtttttttcccatttttttgtttgttgattAGAGAGTGCTACGTGGGAGTCATGCATGCGCCCCTCCAACTCCTCCCCACTCTCCACGTTCCTCTTCTCCTCCCACTCTTCGCATCTTCACACCTGTTCTcctttgttatttatttatttttttaaaattatttttaatgtttattttcttaaaaaaaatatatatatatataccaatattatttttaaaaaagaacaaaatattattttgattatgcAATTATTTAGATAATTAACTATTCCAACTGCAATACCCATCGAAAAAAAGGGACTAATAACAACACATACATATCtaatcttattattttgtacTTAAAATTAATCCAATTGGTTTAtatcttgattttatatatatttatatttttatttaataacttaaatttcatatttaactATTCGAATTTAAAGTTCTATTATTATggtaacttaatatttttcatacgtGTACGGGCTTCTCCcctaaattaattattaattggttTTTGTATCATTTTAGAAAAGTTTTAAATACATCCTACTAAACTCTTTTTGCacttaagaataaaatttatatattcaaTACCCAAAATACCCTCATCTTTAACCTCATCTCATATACAGCTCCAAAACCTACTAATCTTTTTCCCctccattttcatttctttccctatcttctttttcttccttcattttctttccctttcttctttttcttccccaTAAAGTTTTTTCATTAGTGGGTAGCGGGCCAGGCTGCTGGCAGTGATGGCAGTGATAGCAGCAGCGCCCGGAGACGCAGCGGTTGTCGGTCACTGCTTCGTGCCCAGGCTGTTGGCGGTTACCCCAAGTGGTTTgctccattttatttatttatttaaatgttaaaaaaataaaaataaaaataaaaattggggaTGAAGATGTTCTAGTacggaaatgaaaggaaagagaaggaaaaagaaaggaataaaacaaaagaaaagaggagAAGAATTGGATTAAGGTTTGGAATGGTAGGTATTTGAAGGTTGAAGAAGAGGATAATTTggtcattttatatattaattttatttataaaattaggtGGATGCAGAGAGAAATGAGGTGGATATGTATAGCCCATGAAAAtgggtaattttaaaaatccacgtggacaaataaaatagaattatgcCTCTTTGCATGCTCTGTTCTCCCATTCACAACACAAACTAAATtcagaagaaagaaaacaaagaaaacaaatcaatTAACATCAACACATAATATACCCATCCAATacatttcattttcaattaattttgtcCCTTTTAGCAACTTGTAAAATCATACCGAAGTGGAAGGAGtaaaaaacgaaaagaaaaatcagagtgtatagaaaaacaaaataattttcaataaagttCTCTGAGTTATAAAAAGATATACATGAAAGATGATTATCCACAAATTCCATCcgataaattttcatattttgtaaCAATGTTTTAGCCTTTTTTTCTTGGTTGTTAATAGttgaaaagataaattttaagctttttttaataactaaattttcttaattatgtttattattattattattattataaaaatattgatttctaattaaaattcctttgtaaaaaaaataaaatcaccaTTCATCAAATCCATTTATTTCAccttttatttgtaaataatcttatttttgCAATAATCTTGTACATAAATTCCTAAAATGTTTTGAATgctctaatatatatatatatatatatattttttttcttatgtgttcatttaaaatattttgttaaggtaaataaaaatattttgatttgagtaaaatattgtttataattaaattttacaaCGA includes the following:
- the LOC100267295 gene encoding uncharacterized protein LOC100267295; this encodes MGKKHIQLSTPSSLHASQALTPPTAMATTHKKHLSAFANDLLSTSALKLGTSVDRLVEEFEAGWQPETTGYSRKLVEFCSSKALNELCSKVLGDGSLSRFTFNMMLAWEMPDSADEDSHTECVAKEKEERKRPPKETEEQDEIPLFYSDLMPLLVDNEPSIGEDAFAWLGSLFPLVADIVNGRFTFETLTAPTGNRLHFPAYDKFLKEIDKCIKHLQKQATPKGVELADDEFILHVEGTASTQRVVRHIGGASWPGRLTITNYALYFEAMGVLSYEDAFKIDLSKDIDHHVKSGATGPWGAPLFDKAIVYESPELSESIILEFPEITSSTRREHWLALSKEVMLLHQFLNKFKIESPIQAWEMHSRTILGIIRLHAAREMLRISPPDPTKFLIFSLFDELPKGDYVLGEFAKSLKNANSGRLCSASSILRSLNVSQQSIAVAEVKEESAGESESASASASASGQAEKFSTLESAINQAREEEEETFIAKATTEGLKEEGIGDNVLVLREQLRPLMNVLPWFQEIVQWKRPAVTLLVITMTLVIIYKEWFHQAIAAFLLWIVAKMLRARQENVRDKHNKIVVSKASDQTTIESIVSAQHGFITVQDIVKTANIAILKIQSILVSRTNKHANTVMMVMVGLAILVAVVPLKFIFMATTTFYFTTTSKLGKYIANDKGNRRLKEWWDSIPVVPVEIED